In one window of Eleutherodactylus coqui strain aEleCoq1 chromosome 10, aEleCoq1.hap1, whole genome shotgun sequence DNA:
- the LHX3 gene encoding LIM/homeobox protein Lhx3, whose product MLLERVRSSSQKSSDMCGFQGTAEIPLCAGCNQHIMDRFILKVLDRHWHSKCLKCNDCQIQLAEKCFSRGDSVYCKDDFFKRFGTKCAACQQGIPPTQVVRRAQEFVYHLHCFSCIVCKRQLATGDEFYLMEDSRLVCKADYETAKQREAESTAKRPRTTITAKQLETLKNAYNNSPKPARHVREQLSSETGLDMRVVQVWFQNRRAKEKRLKKDAGRQRWGQYFRNMKRSRGNSKSDKDSIQEEGPDSDAEVSFTDEPTISEMNHSNGIYNSLNEASPVLGRQAGSNGAFSLEHGGIPTSDQYHDLRSNSPYGIPQSPASLQPMPGHQPLISSLAFPDAGLGIMAQGGQGVPPSMRVLGANGPSSDLSTGSSGGYPDFPASPASWLDEVDHAQF is encoded by the exons AAATCCCTTTGTGTGCCGGCTGCAATCAACACATCATGGACAGGTTTATTCTCAAAGTGTTGGACAGACACTGGCACAGTAAATGTCTCAAGTGCAATGACTGTCAGATCCAGCTGGCCGAGAAGTGCTTCAGCAGAGGGGACAGCGTCTACTGCAAGGATGACTTCTTCAA gagGTTTGGGACAAAATGTGCAGCCTGCCAACAAGGAATCCCCCCCACCCAGGTGGTGAGGCGTGCCCAGGAGTTTGTATACCACCTGCACTGCTTTTCCTGCATAGTGTGTAAAAGACAGCTAGCGACTGGCGATGAGTTTTACCTAATGGAGGACAGCAGGCTGGTCTGCAAGGCTGACTATGAAACGGCCAAGCAGAGAG AAGCAGAATCAACAGCCAAAAGGCCAAGGACGACCATTACGGCAAAGCAGCTGGAGACACTGAAAAATGCCTATAACAACTCCCCAAAACCTGCCAGACACGTCAGAGAGCAGCTGTCATCGGAGACAGGCCTGGATATGAGAGTGGTGCAG GTTTGGTTCCAGAATAGAAGAGCGAAAgagaaaagattaaaaaaagatgcTGGGAGACAAAGATGGGGGCAATATTTCAGAAACATGAAAAGGTCAAGAGGAAATTCGAAATCTGATAAGGACAGTATCCAGGAAGAAGGTCCGGACAGTGATGCAGAAGTTTCTTTTACAG ATGAGCCCACCATCTCAGAAATGAACCATTCCAATGGGATTTATAACAGTTTAAATGAGGCGTCTCCAGttttgggtagacaggctggaagCAATGGTGCCTTCTCTTTGGAACATGGTGGCATTCCAACTTCAGACCAGTATCATGACCTAAGATCCAATAGCCCCTATGGAATACCTCAGTCTCCAGCGTCGTTACAGCCAATGCCAGGCCAccagccattgatttcaagctTGGCATTCCCAGATGCTGGATTGGGTATAATGGCTCAAGGTGGACAAGGAGTACCACCTTCCATGAGGGTATTAGGAGCAAATGGACCAAGTTCCGATCTCTCCACTGGTAGTAGTGGTGGATACCCAGATTTTCCTGCCAGTCCTGCTTCTTGGTTAGACGAAGTTGACCATGCTCAGTTTTGA